The Oncorhynchus kisutch isolate 150728-3 linkage group LG20, Okis_V2, whole genome shotgun sequence genome has a segment encoding these proteins:
- the lyl1 gene encoding T-cell acute lymphocytic leukemia protein 1 homolog, producing the protein MLGERDRTAEGVRGAVVGCLPTGTMMEKLNPPSASPPSDTLSESERLSPQQAPSPASLDASSPPPVNEPGSPGDRFVPPSPPASPPPPPESPTKLLDHPAATNIAPEPPVSMETNNTKGGGSICSSPKAPSSSPPPLLPAPVSTSTTPAVLPPSSSSSSSSFSSIAPLPPHIPVISLGHSKPPHPLSLPSNTPLTTLHPIPNHPHHHDPYHHTHHHGGIRLTQLTSLSGTRPGAPPIPTQGPLLPHQYLPPHHFFSSSHLGPSGNYGIFSSRSIKRRSSSHYELDLSDAGPPQKLARRVFTNSRERWRQQNVNGAFSDLRRLIPTHPPDKKLSKNEILRLAMKYIDFLVTLLNDQSQDKARGSPEEETQDERAQVGLNNKDMHPLFQGDTPSSTMVYHDRGDSTDSSTIALATSPTSSCYSNTDSEENLGGGAKSSMVVPRGIPGKVKGQIRTAVTLANDQR; encoded by the exons ATGctgggtgagagagacagaacagcggAAGGGGTGAGGGGTGCAGTGGTGGGGTGCCTTCCCACAGGTACCATGATGGAGAAACTGAACCCCCCCTCTGCCTCCCCCCCCTCTGACACCCTATCGGAGTCTGAACGACTGAGCCCTCAGCAGGCCCCCTCACCGGCTTCACTTGACGCTAGCAGCCCACCGCCGGTTAATGAACCAGGGAGTCCGGGAGACAGGTTTGTCCCACCTAgcccccctgcctcccctcctccacctccagagTCCCCTACCAAGTTGCTTGACCACCCTGCCGCCACCAACATCGCACCTGAACCACCGGTCTCCATGGAAACAAACAACACCAAGGGAGGAGGTTCAATTTGCTCCTCTCCGAaagccccctcctcctctccgcctCCCCTCCTCCCAGCTCCAGTGTCTACATCCACTACCCCTGCCGTCctccccccatcctcctcctcctcttcttcctccttttcctctattgcccccctccctccccacatccCTGTTATTAGTCTGGGACACAgtaaacccccccaccccctatcCCTCCCCAGTAACACCCCTCTAACCACCCTGCACCCCATCCccaaccacccccaccaccatgacCCTTACCATCACACCCACCACCACGGGGGCATCCGCCTCACCCAGCTCACCTCCCTGTCAGGGACCAGACCAGGGGCCCCACCGATCCCCACCCAGGGCCCCCTGCTGCCCCACCAGTACCTGCCACCACACCACTTCTTCAGCAG ttctcaTCTTGGTCCCTCTGGTAACTATGGAATCTTTTCCAGTAGAAGCATCAAGAGACGGTCCTCCTCACACTATGAGTTGGATCTCAGTGATG CGGGCCCTCCTCAGAAGCTGGCGAGGCGTGTGTTCACCAACAGCCGGGAGCGTTGGCGCCAGCAGAACGTCAACGGGGCCTTCTCAGACCTCCGTAGGCTCATCCCCACCCACCCTCCGGACAAGAAGCTCTCCAAGAATGAGATCCTCCGACTGGCCATGAAGTACATCGACTTCCTTGTCACCCTGCTCAACGACCAGTCCCAAGACAAAGCCAGGGGCTCGCCTGAGGAGGAGACCCAGGATGAGAGGGCCCAAGTGGGGCTGAACAACAAGGATATGCACCCACTTTTCCAGGGTGACACTCCCTCTTCAACTATGGTCTACCACGACAGAGGAGACTCCACAGACTCATCGACCATCGCCTTGGCAACCTCCCCGACCTCCAGTTGCTATAGCAACACAGACAGTGAGGAGAACCTGGGGGGCGGGGCTAAGAGCTCAATGGTGGTGCCGCGGGGCATTCCGggaaaggtcaaaggtcagattcgGACTGCGGTGACACTTGCCAACGACCAGCGGTGA
- the LOC109876405 gene encoding uncharacterized protein LOC109876405 isoform X2, with protein MRKDRCCHNRLIEVRRVTQERQAGSERLGSSERRKEKTQGYRQKTQQPVPTNSYLAMTDVLPGSHARTPEPELRLVLLGTIGCGKTLSGDTLLGQSSSGSPSSSSSSPRLCQLRPGASEGRRLTVVEAPRWYWSGGHMEAGVRKETERALELAAPGPHAFLLLVPVGQFTEVEHRVPAELEEVFGEGVLKHTLVLFTCGDYLMGQGAGQYLEGEDPGLREVIDRCGGQYHVLNNRRPQDREQVRELLEKVENMVQKNRGCYIRQNTLQREMEEQARGRERELKEKVEEQARERERELKEKVEEQARERERELKEKVEEQARGRERELKEKVEEQARERERELKEKVEEQARERERELKEKVEEQARGRERELKEKVEEQARERERELKRYKVEEKETVLESRHVTNTETRRYCGSQKREVTPNSAIERRREEEREESEEMENWKEEMEKIKKERDEIMKSRKEKEEMERKIEEEWEKRRKDEMEKRRKRRGRERELKEKVEEQARGRERELKEKVEEQARGRERELKEKVEEQERGRERELKEKVEEQARERERELKEKVEEQARGRERELKEKVEEQARERERELKEKVEEQARERERELKEKVEEQARGRERELKEKVEEQARERERELKEKVEEQARERERELKEKVEEQARGRERELKEKVEEQARGREGELESRHVTNTETRRYWGNRKREVTPNSAIERRREEEREEMERKREEEIERRRREEGEDMEEKVTVKPLVNCLQSTPTQQQQPKKPQNGGPALFTRIPSFHLTEVSHKINSIEEKTTPSSSSSQSELRVVLLGRSGSGKSAAGNIILGREEFVSRPDITTAVTQDCQKSRALVAGRRVAVVDTPDWFRSEHPPDVVRSKLSSCVALSAPGPHAFILCVPVDQPAQAELQALGALEKVFGPGAVRTHTLVLFTHSDRLKESGKVGVEGVEKYISSQRRDLLELVKRCGDRYHVMERGSGGEEEEERKRRSVGELLEKVEQTVREGGGECFSCPLFQEAEDRVRQRQEEIVRERRGRGEEVKRQALHSYSMQPLRETEEDEEENERTREEAEKSVSALELENLPSLSSSSAWYSSLLRSVWEKVGAGASKVPKLTAGGALLGGVVGVFFGGPIGGAIGATAGSVVTEVGRRRFSQTKNSAEETDATGRIEGEILDKVLKTE; from the exons ATGAGGAAGGATAGGTGTTGCCATAACAGACTGATAGAGGTGAGGAGGGTTACACAGGAGAGACAAGCCGGTTCAGAGCGACTGGGTTCAtctgagagaaggaaggagaagacACAGGGATACAGACAGAAAACCCAGCAACCCGTTCCAACAAACTCCTACCTGG ctatGACTGACGTCCTCCCCGGCAGCCATGCCAGAACTCCAGAGCCAGAGCTCCGCTTGGTCCTCCTAGGGACCATCGGCTGTGGCAAGACCCTGTCAGGAGACACCCTCCTGGGCCAGTCCTCCTCCggctctccttcctcctctagtTCTTCCCCTAGGCTTTGCCAGCTGAGGCCTGGGGCCTCCGAGGGCCGGAGGTTGACTGTGGTGGAGGCCCCTCGCTGGTACTGGAGCGGGGGCCACATGGAGGCTGGGgtgaggaaggagacagagagggcactTGAGCTGGCTGCCCCGGGGCCACACGCCTTCCTGCTGCTGGTTCCTGTCGGCCAGTTCACCGAG GTGGAGCACAGAGTGCCCGCTGAGCTGGAGGAGGTGTTTGGGGAGGGGGTGTTGAAACACACCCTGGTGCTGTTCACCTGTGGAGACTACCTGATGGGCCAGGGGGCGGGGCAGTACCTGgagggagaggaccctgggctcagggAGGTGATTGACAGGTGTGGGGGCCAATACCACGTCCTCAACAACCGCCGACCGCAGGACAGGGAGCAGGTCAGGGAGCTGCTGGAGAAG GTGGAGAACATGGTACAAAAGAACAGAGGATGCTACATACGACAGAAcaccctgcagagagagatggaagaacaagcgagggggagagagagggaactgaaGGAGAAGGTGGAAGAacaagcgagggagagagagagggaactgaaGGAGAAGGTGGAAGAacaagcgagggagagagagagggaactgaaGGAGAAGGTGGAAGAacaagcgagggggagagagagggaactgaaGGAGAAGGTGGAAGAacaagcgagggagagagagagggaactgaaGGAGAAGGTGGAAGAacaagcgagggagagagagagggaactgaaGGAGAAGGTGGAAGAacaagcgagggggagagagagggaactgaaGGAGAAGGTGGAAGAacaagcgagggagagagagagggaactgaaGAGGTAcaaagtggaggagaaagagactgTGCTGGAATCTAGACACgtcacaaacacagagacacgcaGATATTGTGGAAGCCAGAAGAGAGAGGTTACACCTAACTctgctatagagaggagaagagaggaagagagggaagagagtgaggagaTGGAAAACTGGaaggaagagatggagaagataaagaaagagagggatgagataaTGAAGagcaggaaagagaaggaagagatggagagaaaaatagaggaagagtgggagaagagaagaaaagatgagatggagaagagaaggaagagaagggggagagagagggaactgaaGGAGAAGGTGGAAGAacaagcgagggggagagagagggaactgaaGGAGAAGGTGGAAGAacaagcgagggggagagagagggaactgaaGGAGAAGGTGGAAGaacaagagagggggagagagagggaactgaaGGAGAAGGTGGAAGAacaagcgagggagagagagagggaactgaaGGAGAAGGTGGAAGAacaagcgagggggagagagagggaactgaaGGAGAAGGTGGAAGAacaagcgagggagagagagagggaactgaaGGAGAAGGTGGAAGAacaagcgagggagagagagagggaactgaaGGAGAAGGTGGAAGAacaagcgagggggagagagagggaactgaaGGAGAAGGTGGAAGAacaagcgagggagagagagagggaactgaaGGAGAAGGTGGAAGAacaagcgagggagagagagagggaactgaaGGAGAAGGTGGAAGAacaagcgagggggagagagagggaactgaaGGAGAAGGTGGAAGAacaagcgagggggagagagggggaactggAATCTAGACACGTCACCAACACAGAGACACGCAGATATTGGGGAAACAGGAAAAGAGAGGTTACACCTAACTctgctatagagaggagaagagaggaagagagggaagagatggagaggaaaagagaagaagagattgagaggagaagaagggaagagggggaagatATGGAAGAGAAAGTGACTGTGAAACCCTTGGTTAATTGTCTTCAATCAACACCAACACAACAGCAGCAGCCAAAAAAGCCCCAGAATGGTGGTCCAGCACTGTTCACAAGGATCCCTAGTTTCCATCTGACTGAAG TCTCCCACAAAATCAACAGCATTGAAGAGAAGacaaccccctcctcctcctcctcccagtcaGAGTTGCGTGTGGTTCTGCTGGGtaggtcagggtcagggaagAGTGCAGCAGGTAATATCATACTGGGGCGGGAGGAGTTTGTGTCTCGACCAGACATTACCACAGCCGTCACTCAGGACTGTCAGAAGAGCAGGGCCCTCGTTGCCGGGAGACGG GTGGCAGTGGTGGACACTCCAGACTGGTTCCGCTCCGAGCACCCTCCCGATGTGGTCCGTTCCAAGCTGTCGTCCTGTGTGGCCCTCTCGGCCCCTGGCCCCCACGCCTTCATCCTCTGTGTCCCTGTAGACCAACCAGCCCAGGCAGAGCTACAGGCTCTAGGGGCCCTAGAGAAAGTCTTTGGTCCCGGGGCGGTCCGGACCCACACCCTGGTCCTCTTCACTCACTCCGATCGGTTGAAGGAGAGCGGGAAAGTGGGAGTGGAAGGTGTGGAGAAGTATATCTCCAGCCAGAGGAGAGATTTGTTAGAGTTGGTTAAACGATGTGGGGATCGGTATCatgtgatggagagagggagcggaggagaagaggaggaggagaggaagaggaggagtgtggGGGAGTTATTGGAGAAGGTGGAGCAgacggtgagagagggaggaggagagtgttTCTCCTGTCCACTCTTCCAGGAGGCGGAGGATagggtgagacagagacaggaggagatagtgagggagaggaggggaagaggagaggaggtgaagagacaAGCGCTTCATTCCTACTCCATGCAGCccttgagagagacagaggaagatgaggaggagaacgagagaacgagagaggaggcagagaagagtgtGAGCGCCCTTGAATTGGAAAATCTTCCCTCGCTCTCGTCCTCTTCTGCATGGTATTCGTCACTCCTTCGCTCGGTGTGGGAGAAGGTGGGGGCGGGAGCGAGTAAGGTCCCCAAGCTGACGGCTGGAGGTGCGCTGCTGGGTGGGGTGGTGGGCGTGTTCTTTGGAGGGCCCATAGGGGGAGCTATAGGGGCCACTGCTGGATCTGTGGTCACTGAGGTGGGGAGAAGGAGGTTTAGCCAGACAAAGAACTCAGCAGAAGAGACAGATGCCACAGGGAGAATAGAAGGAGAAATCTTGGACAAGGTGTtgaaaacagagtga
- the LOC109876405 gene encoding plectin isoform X1, with the protein MRKDRCCHNRLIEVRRVTQERQAGSERLGSSERRKEKTQGYRQKTQQPVPTNSYLAMTDVLPGSHARTPEPELRLVLLGTIGCGKTLSGDTLLGQSSSGSPSSSSSSPRLCQLRPGASEGRRLTVVEAPRWYWSGGHMEAGVRKETERALELAAPGPHAFLLLVPVGQFTEVEHRVPAELEEVFGEGVLKHTLVLFTCGDYLMGQGAGQYLEGEDPGLREVIDRCGGQYHVLNNRRPQDREQVRELLEKVENMVQKNRGCYIRQNTLQREMEEQARGRERELKEKVEEQARERERELKEKVEEQARERERELKEKVEEQARGRERELKEKVEEQARERERELKEKVEEQARERERELKEKVEEQARGRERELKEKVEEQARERERELKRYKVEEKETVLESRHVTNTETRRYCGSQKREVTPNSAIERRREEEREESEEMENWKEEMEKIKKERDEIMKSRKEKEEMERKIEEEWEKRRKDEMEKRRKRRGRERELKEKVEEQARGRERELKEKVEEQARGRERELKEKVEEQERGRERELKEKVEEQARERERELKEKVEEQARGRERELKEKVEEQARERERELKEKVEEQARERERELKEKVEEQARGRERELKEKVEEQARERERELKEKVEEQARERERELKEKVEEQARGRERELKEKVEEQARGREGELESRHVTNTETRRYWGNRKREVTPNSAIERRREEEREEMERKREEEIERRRREEGEDMEEKVTVKPLVNCLQSTPTQQQQPKKPQNGGPALFTRIPSFHLTEEGGILSQLSKLEAKPAQKVVNTFSHKINSIEEKTTPSSSSSQSELRVVLLGRSGSGKSAAGNIILGREEFVSRPDITTAVTQDCQKSRALVAGRRVAVVDTPDWFRSEHPPDVVRSKLSSCVALSAPGPHAFILCVPVDQPAQAELQALGALEKVFGPGAVRTHTLVLFTHSDRLKESGKVGVEGVEKYISSQRRDLLELVKRCGDRYHVMERGSGGEEEEERKRRSVGELLEKVEQTVREGGGECFSCPLFQEAEDRVRQRQEEIVRERRGRGEEVKRQALHSYSMQPLRETEEDEEENERTREEAEKSVSALELENLPSLSSSSAWYSSLLRSVWEKVGAGASKVPKLTAGGALLGGVVGVFFGGPIGGAIGATAGSVVTEVGRRRFSQTKNSAEETDATGRIEGEILDKVLKTE; encoded by the exons ATGAGGAAGGATAGGTGTTGCCATAACAGACTGATAGAGGTGAGGAGGGTTACACAGGAGAGACAAGCCGGTTCAGAGCGACTGGGTTCAtctgagagaaggaaggagaagacACAGGGATACAGACAGAAAACCCAGCAACCCGTTCCAACAAACTCCTACCTGG ctatGACTGACGTCCTCCCCGGCAGCCATGCCAGAACTCCAGAGCCAGAGCTCCGCTTGGTCCTCCTAGGGACCATCGGCTGTGGCAAGACCCTGTCAGGAGACACCCTCCTGGGCCAGTCCTCCTCCggctctccttcctcctctagtTCTTCCCCTAGGCTTTGCCAGCTGAGGCCTGGGGCCTCCGAGGGCCGGAGGTTGACTGTGGTGGAGGCCCCTCGCTGGTACTGGAGCGGGGGCCACATGGAGGCTGGGgtgaggaaggagacagagagggcactTGAGCTGGCTGCCCCGGGGCCACACGCCTTCCTGCTGCTGGTTCCTGTCGGCCAGTTCACCGAG GTGGAGCACAGAGTGCCCGCTGAGCTGGAGGAGGTGTTTGGGGAGGGGGTGTTGAAACACACCCTGGTGCTGTTCACCTGTGGAGACTACCTGATGGGCCAGGGGGCGGGGCAGTACCTGgagggagaggaccctgggctcagggAGGTGATTGACAGGTGTGGGGGCCAATACCACGTCCTCAACAACCGCCGACCGCAGGACAGGGAGCAGGTCAGGGAGCTGCTGGAGAAG GTGGAGAACATGGTACAAAAGAACAGAGGATGCTACATACGACAGAAcaccctgcagagagagatggaagaacaagcgagggggagagagagggaactgaaGGAGAAGGTGGAAGAacaagcgagggagagagagagggaactgaaGGAGAAGGTGGAAGAacaagcgagggagagagagagggaactgaaGGAGAAGGTGGAAGAacaagcgagggggagagagagggaactgaaGGAGAAGGTGGAAGAacaagcgagggagagagagagggaactgaaGGAGAAGGTGGAAGAacaagcgagggagagagagagggaactgaaGGAGAAGGTGGAAGAacaagcgagggggagagagagggaactgaaGGAGAAGGTGGAAGAacaagcgagggagagagagagggaactgaaGAGGTAcaaagtggaggagaaagagactgTGCTGGAATCTAGACACgtcacaaacacagagacacgcaGATATTGTGGAAGCCAGAAGAGAGAGGTTACACCTAACTctgctatagagaggagaagagaggaagagagggaagagagtgaggagaTGGAAAACTGGaaggaagagatggagaagataaagaaagagagggatgagataaTGAAGagcaggaaagagaaggaagagatggagagaaaaatagaggaagagtgggagaagagaagaaaagatgagatggagaagagaaggaagagaagggggagagagagggaactgaaGGAGAAGGTGGAAGAacaagcgagggggagagagagggaactgaaGGAGAAGGTGGAAGAacaagcgagggggagagagagggaactgaaGGAGAAGGTGGAAGaacaagagagggggagagagagggaactgaaGGAGAAGGTGGAAGAacaagcgagggagagagagagggaactgaaGGAGAAGGTGGAAGAacaagcgagggggagagagagggaactgaaGGAGAAGGTGGAAGAacaagcgagggagagagagagggaactgaaGGAGAAGGTGGAAGAacaagcgagggagagagagagggaactgaaGGAGAAGGTGGAAGAacaagcgagggggagagagagggaactgaaGGAGAAGGTGGAAGAacaagcgagggagagagagagggaactgaaGGAGAAGGTGGAAGAacaagcgagggagagagagagggaactgaaGGAGAAGGTGGAAGAacaagcgagggggagagagagggaactgaaGGAGAAGGTGGAAGAacaagcgagggggagagagggggaactggAATCTAGACACGTCACCAACACAGAGACACGCAGATATTGGGGAAACAGGAAAAGAGAGGTTACACCTAACTctgctatagagaggagaagagaggaagagagggaagagatggagaggaaaagagaagaagagattgagaggagaagaagggaagagggggaagatATGGAAGAGAAAGTGACTGTGAAACCCTTGGTTAATTGTCTTCAATCAACACCAACACAACAGCAGCAGCCAAAAAAGCCCCAGAATGGTGGTCCAGCACTGTTCACAAGGATCCCTAGTTTCCATCTGACTGAAG AGGGCGGTATACTCTCACAGCTGTCCAAACTCGAAGCAAAACCAGCCCAGAAAGTTGTTAATACCT TCTCCCACAAAATCAACAGCATTGAAGAGAAGacaaccccctcctcctcctcctcccagtcaGAGTTGCGTGTGGTTCTGCTGGGtaggtcagggtcagggaagAGTGCAGCAGGTAATATCATACTGGGGCGGGAGGAGTTTGTGTCTCGACCAGACATTACCACAGCCGTCACTCAGGACTGTCAGAAGAGCAGGGCCCTCGTTGCCGGGAGACGG GTGGCAGTGGTGGACACTCCAGACTGGTTCCGCTCCGAGCACCCTCCCGATGTGGTCCGTTCCAAGCTGTCGTCCTGTGTGGCCCTCTCGGCCCCTGGCCCCCACGCCTTCATCCTCTGTGTCCCTGTAGACCAACCAGCCCAGGCAGAGCTACAGGCTCTAGGGGCCCTAGAGAAAGTCTTTGGTCCCGGGGCGGTCCGGACCCACACCCTGGTCCTCTTCACTCACTCCGATCGGTTGAAGGAGAGCGGGAAAGTGGGAGTGGAAGGTGTGGAGAAGTATATCTCCAGCCAGAGGAGAGATTTGTTAGAGTTGGTTAAACGATGTGGGGATCGGTATCatgtgatggagagagggagcggaggagaagaggaggaggagaggaagaggaggagtgtggGGGAGTTATTGGAGAAGGTGGAGCAgacggtgagagagggaggaggagagtgttTCTCCTGTCCACTCTTCCAGGAGGCGGAGGATagggtgagacagagacaggaggagatagtgagggagaggaggggaagaggagaggaggtgaagagacaAGCGCTTCATTCCTACTCCATGCAGCccttgagagagacagaggaagatgaggaggagaacgagagaacgagagaggaggcagagaagagtgtGAGCGCCCTTGAATTGGAAAATCTTCCCTCGCTCTCGTCCTCTTCTGCATGGTATTCGTCACTCCTTCGCTCGGTGTGGGAGAAGGTGGGGGCGGGAGCGAGTAAGGTCCCCAAGCTGACGGCTGGAGGTGCGCTGCTGGGTGGGGTGGTGGGCGTGTTCTTTGGAGGGCCCATAGGGGGAGCTATAGGGGCCACTGCTGGATCTGTGGTCACTGAGGTGGGGAGAAGGAGGTTTAGCCAGACAAAGAACTCAGCAGAAGAGACAGATGCCACAGGGAGAATAGAAGGAGAAATCTTGGACAAGGTGTtgaaaacagagtga
- the LOC109876404 gene encoding HMG domain-containing protein 4, with protein MEGEVGLVTSRSQREKKRSYKDFLREEDEDDDLVADEEQLVKERKCKKSYKKRRHSGDHTHLHSWTNGSAGPELYALSHHQYDHQTCESPDEWLTEGERFEESREESTMPSFWMYMDDQQNEIRAEASTASCSLMTPDTTDSPMLTGPEVDPVNAAAHLQLLGESLSHIGHRLQGTKEMMAVSGSLSVLLDSLLCALAPLACLTSLVPELRSCPSHSHTLAETLDNIAYVMPGL; from the exons atggagggagaggtgggcctTGTGACCAGCcgcagtcagagagagaagaaaagatcCTACAAAGATTTcctgagagaggaggatgaggatgatgacCTAGTGGCGGATGAGGAACAACTTGTCAAAGAACGCAAATGCAAGAAGTCATACAAGAAGAGGAGACATTCAG GTGACCACACCCACCTCCACAGTTGGACCAATGGCAGTGCAGGACCGGAGTTGTATGCTCTCTCCCATCACCAGTACGACCACCAGACCTGTGAATCACCAGACGAATGGTTGACAGAAGGGGAGAGATTTGAGGAA AGTAGGGAGGAGTCTACCATGCCATCGTTCTGGATGTACATGGACGACCAGCAGAACGAGATAAGAGCGGAGGCCTCTACAGCTAGTTGCAGTCTCATGACCCCTGATACCACAGACTCACCCATGTTGACAGGGCCTGAGGTAGACCCAGTGAACGCAGCGGCCCACCTACAGCTGCTGGGGGAATCGCTGTCTCACATTGGCCACCGGCTTCAGGGAACTAAG gagatgATGGCAGTGTCAGGAAGTCTGTCTGTGTTACTGGACTCTCTACTGTGTGCCCTGGCTCCCCTGGCCTGTCTCACCTCTCTGGTCCCTGAGCTACGCAGCTGCccttcacactcacacacactg GCAGAGACTCTGGACAACATTGCCTATGTGATGCCTGGTTTGTGA